The following coding sequences lie in one Arachis ipaensis cultivar K30076 chromosome B05, Araip1.1, whole genome shotgun sequence genomic window:
- the LOC107641812 gene encoding probable NAD(P)H dehydrogenase (quinone) FQR1-like 1 — MYGHVEKLAQEIKKGAASVEGVEVKIWQVPETLPEEVLGKMGAPPKTDAPIITADELATADGFVFGFPTRFGMMPAQFKAFLNSTGGLWRTQQLAGKPAGIFYSTGSQGGEQETTALTAITQLVHHGMIFIPIGYTFGAGMFEMENVKDGSPYGAGTYAGDGSRQPSQLELDQAFHQGKYLASITKKLKKEQAA; from the exons ATGTATGGACATGTTGAGAAGCTAGCACAAGAAATCAAGAAAGGCGCTGCTTCGGTAGAAGGCGTTGAGGTCAAAATATGGCAG GTGCCTGAGACACTGCCAGAAGAAGTGCTTGGTAAGATGGGTGCACCACCAAAGACTGATGCACCAATCATCACCGCCGACGAGCTGGCCACGGCTGATGGTTTTGTCTTTGGCTTCCCTACTAGATTCGGGATGATGCCTGCTCAATTTAAGGCTTTCCTAAATTCCACCGGAGGTCTATGGAGGACACAACAGCTTGCAGGCAAGCCTGCCGGAATCTTCTATAGCACCGGTTCCCAGGGCGGCGAACAAGAGACGACAGC GCTTACTGCTATCACTCAGCTTGTGCATCACGGAATGATATTCATTCCGATCGGATACACATTTGGTGCCGGCATGTTTGAGATGGAGAACGTGAAAGATGGAAGCCCATACGGGGCCGGAACTTATGCCGGTGATGGCTCAAGGCAGCCATCTCAGCTTGAGTTGGACCAAGCATTCCACCAAGGAAAGTATCTTGCATCCATCACAAAGAAGCTCAAGAAGGAACAAGCTGCATAA
- the LOC110271971 gene encoding uncharacterized protein LOC110271971 has product METVLVDENRCKIQASVKKQLINRFRDVIVEGEVHRMAYFGVVPNQSGYRATEHEFKLAFLHRTTVIGVNDNIIPRTCFSVYPFTELLKITDDHPYFVDVIGLLTSVGEEKEYAREGKIVKMIVVELASKDLTMRRTLFGEYVDQMNHFLGSGYVEQPVVILQLAKIKVFRGQVGLQNVMHATKILFNPDIHEVLEFKKSMIEQGIHGTQPLFIANESKIVSLEDDFMRLTRICTIEDLQDNNEVYIGFRIKIAIEDETAHGIFVLFDREASYLIKSDTYPIGFRELIGKKVLLKIDTKPVGVDKYFGTFRVKRVCDDAAIIVMFELPNYDANDEISLKKEDELIKPVIVGKDSAHVKEESPIMFEKKLQTCGQCSNTKNGSPLLIDSIGEKEDEVIGLDDICADVDIVKAKPILKLRMGLKYKKETILRDCKANKNLNPEFEKILAKEGVAAFNGSNNDGV; this is encoded by the exons ATGGAGACGGTCTTGGTTgatgaaaat CGTTGCAAGATACAAGCTAGTGTTAAGAAGCAATTGATTAATAGGTTTAGAGATGTCATTGTTGAAGGAGAAGTTCATAGAATGGCTTATTTTGGTGTTGTTCCCAACCAAAGTGGTTATAGAGCAACAGAGCATGAGTTCAAGTTGGCTTTCTTGCATCGTACTACTGTTATTGGTgttaatgataatatcatccctAGGACTTGTTTCAGTGTTTATCCTTTTACTGAACTTTTGAAGATAACTGACGATCATCCCTATTTTGTTG ATGTCATTGGGCTGCTAACATCTGTTGGTGAGGAAAAAGAGTATGCAAGAGAAGGAAAGATTGTGAAGATGATTGTTGTTGAACTTGCTTCTAAAGA CTTGACCATGCGTCGCACTCTTTTTGGAGAGTATGTTGATCAGATGAACCATTTTCTAGGATCTGGTTATGTAGAGCAACCAGTTGTTATTCTTCAACTTGCTAAGATTAAAGTGTTCAGAG GTCAAGTTGGGTTACAAAATGTGATGCATGCTACTAAAATACTTTTTAACCCTGATATTCATGAGGTTTTGGAGTTCAAAAAAAG TATGATTGAGCAGGGTATTCATGGTACTCAACCGTTATTTATTGCCAATGAGAGTAAGATTGTCTCATTAGAAGATGATTTCATGCGTTTAACTAGGATATGCACCATTGAAGATCTTCAAGATAACAATGAGGTCTATATTGG GTTTAGGATTAAAATAGCAATAGAGGATGAAACTGCACATGGTATTTTTGTGTTGTTTGATCGTGAAGCTTCTTATCTCATTAAAAG TGATACTTATCCTATTGGGTTTCGTGAGTTAATTGGGAAGAAGGTTCTGTTAAAGATTGATACTAAACCTGTTGGGGTTGACAAATATTTTGGAACTTTTCGGGTGAAACGAGTTTGTGATGATGCTGCTATCATTGTAATGTTTGAGCTCCCCAATTATGATGCTAATGATGAAATCAGTCTtaaaaag GAAGACGAGCTGATAAAACCAGTAATTGTTGGTAAAGACTCTGCTCATGTTAAGGAAGAATCACCTATTATGTTTGAAAAGAAGTTACAAACTTGTGGTCAGTGCTCCAATACTAAAAATGGAAGCCCATTGTTGATAGACTCTATTGGCGAGAAAGAAGATGAAGTTATTGGGTTGGATGATATCTGTGCTGATGTTGACATAGTGAAGGCTAAACCAATATTAAAACTGAGAATGGGCCTG AAATATAAAAAGGAAACAATTTTAAGGGATTGCAAAGCGAACAAGAATCTGAATCCAGAATTTGAGAAGATATTAGCTAAGGAAGGTGTTGCTGCTTTTAATGGTTCAAACAATGATGGTGTTTGA